In Chryseobacterium gleum, a single genomic region encodes these proteins:
- a CDS encoding NAD(P)-binding protein, producing the protein MLPFLQYCGKKVKALLLKVTGTNHVLGHKLWAKDFPQFSEVIHTKYLIVGGGISGLSACRFFSQHHENDYLLLEMENHLGGNSSNGENSFSKFPLGAHYLPLPNKENTEIIEFLKECKICLGAEENEEPVLDEYQMTFPQQERLFYKNSWQNDIVPQRGISAQTQQELTRFFKLMDEFRVKKDAEGKYWFAIPVHDSSREDEVVKLEKIIFKEWLKENNYRSEEFLWLLDYSCRDDFGLGIDYVSAWAGIHYFAGRKNNWSTRYKDQVFTWPEGNARLAKHLSKYTEGKHMPGNLVFDVKINDKVEVLSFDNTQKKTRKIIADKVLFATPQFVNKRIFSHKKVYSFHYVPWLLTTITLKNEFGGDEELAWDNVIYGSSGLGYIFDQHQNLNQIIGEKVITHYKSFSTSDCKKARKKLYGMKESELKDLVLDDLKKAHPLIEDFILEMQFHKIGHAMIAPVPNQIFGEETRKAKEPIESKIFFAHSDLSGISIFEEAFYQGLRTAEKMM; encoded by the coding sequence ATGCTTCCCTTTTTGCAGTATTGTGGAAAGAAAGTTAAAGCTTTGCTGCTCAAGGTCACCGGAACGAATCATGTCCTAGGGCATAAACTTTGGGCAAAAGATTTTCCACAGTTTTCAGAAGTTATCCACACTAAATATCTTATTGTCGGGGGTGGAATCTCTGGTCTTTCTGCGTGTAGATTTTTCAGTCAGCATCATGAAAATGATTATCTTCTTCTGGAAATGGAAAATCATCTTGGCGGCAATTCTTCCAACGGAGAAAACTCATTTTCAAAATTTCCTTTAGGCGCCCATTATTTACCGTTACCGAACAAAGAGAATACAGAAATCATAGAATTCCTGAAAGAATGTAAAATCTGCCTGGGAGCAGAAGAAAACGAAGAACCCGTTCTTGATGAATACCAAATGACTTTTCCTCAGCAGGAAAGATTATTTTATAAAAATTCCTGGCAAAACGACATTGTTCCCCAAAGAGGTATTTCAGCACAAACTCAGCAGGAGCTTACCCGCTTTTTTAAGCTGATGGATGAGTTCCGTGTAAAGAAGGATGCGGAGGGAAAATATTGGTTTGCTATTCCTGTACATGATTCCAGCAGAGAAGATGAGGTTGTAAAGCTTGAAAAAATTATTTTTAAAGAATGGCTGAAAGAAAATAACTACCGGTCGGAAGAATTTCTCTGGCTTCTGGATTATTCCTGCAGGGACGATTTCGGATTAGGAATAGACTACGTTTCTGCATGGGCAGGAATACATTATTTTGCCGGAAGAAAGAATAACTGGAGCACAAGATATAAAGATCAGGTATTCACATGGCCGGAAGGAAATGCAAGACTGGCAAAACATCTTTCAAAATACACCGAGGGAAAACATATGCCGGGAAATCTGGTTTTTGATGTAAAAATCAATGATAAAGTTGAGGTATTAAGTTTTGATAATACCCAAAAGAAAACCAGGAAGATCATTGCCGATAAAGTACTGTTTGCCACACCTCAATTTGTGAATAAGAGAATTTTTAGTCATAAAAAAGTATATTCCTTTCATTACGTGCCCTGGCTTTTAACCACCATTACACTGAAAAATGAATTCGGAGGAGATGAAGAGCTGGCCTGGGATAATGTGATCTATGGTTCTTCAGGATTGGGGTATATTTTTGATCAGCATCAGAATCTCAACCAGATTATTGGTGAAAAGGTGATTACCCACTATAAGAGTTTTTCAACTTCAGACTGTAAAAAAGCAAGGAAAAAACTCTACGGCATGAAGGAATCTGAACTGAAGGATTTAGTTTTGGATGATCTGAAGAAAGCACATCCGTTGATAGAAGATTTCATTCTGGAGATGCAGTTTCACAAAATAGGGCATGCGATGATCGCTCCTGTTCCTAACCAGATTTTTGGAGAAGAAACCAGGAAAGCAAAAGAACCGATAGAAAGTAAAATTTTCTTTGCCCATTCCGATCTGTCGGGAATTTCTATTTTTGAAGAAGCCTTCTATCAGGGGCTCCGAACTGCAGAAAAAATGATGTAA